A region of Lacinutrix sp. Hel_I_90 DNA encodes the following proteins:
- a CDS encoding polysaccharide pyruvyl transferase family protein, translated as MRKIYFLSASDRLNYGDLLFPILFKKVLVEKKVAHKFLNYGLINSNLSSFNALKTESYKSLFNSIRKEQNPILIIGGGEALFPRFTTLYSYINRFFDFLMRRYTLKRIERNYSISSRIITSKKIVYPFTPTKSTFKNNQLKIFYNTVGGTFNTISTKDKAQLISALNDSDYVSVRDNRSLKSMHENKVEASLFPDSALIMSNYFSLNYLKNNCSKAFESLPESYFMVQIGQSKMPNDFDLFFQNLLTYSISSNCKIVLCPIGLASGHNDYEVLKKIHKVYPETILVYPKNIEDIMITISKSNCYLGTSLHGLITAQSFNVPFYLFNKNVTKLKSYINTWLEEFCFKDEYSLEYILNNWNTELYKSKTDKQKALVYKNYDIMFSKF; from the coding sequence ATGAGAAAAATTTATTTTTTATCAGCTTCAGACCGATTAAATTACGGAGACTTATTGTTTCCTATTTTATTTAAAAAAGTTTTAGTTGAAAAGAAGGTAGCGCATAAGTTTTTAAATTATGGATTAATAAACAGTAATCTTAGTAGTTTTAATGCTTTAAAAACAGAGTCTTACAAATCATTATTCAATAGCATTAGGAAAGAACAAAATCCTATATTGATTATTGGTGGTGGTGAAGCTTTGTTTCCCAGATTTACAACATTGTACTCTTATATTAATCGTTTTTTTGATTTTTTAATGCGGCGTTATACTCTAAAAAGAATAGAACGTAACTATTCTATTTCTAGCAGAATTATAACATCAAAAAAAATAGTATACCCATTTACTCCTACAAAAAGTACTTTTAAGAATAACCAATTGAAGATTTTTTATAATACTGTTGGAGGTACTTTTAATACTATTTCAACTAAAGATAAAGCGCAGTTAATATCAGCCTTAAATGATTCTGATTATGTTAGTGTTAGAGATAATAGGTCTCTTAAGTCTATGCATGAGAATAAAGTTGAAGCTTCGCTGTTTCCAGATTCTGCACTTATCATGTCAAACTATTTTAGTCTGAATTATTTAAAAAATAATTGTTCTAAAGCTTTTGAATCTTTACCAGAAAGTTATTTTATGGTTCAAATAGGTCAAAGTAAAATGCCTAACGACTTTGATCTTTTTTTTCAAAATTTATTAACGTATTCTATAAGTTCTAATTGCAAAATAGTTTTGTGTCCAATAGGTTTAGCTTCTGGGCATAATGATTATGAGGTATTAAAAAAAATACACAAAGTATATCCTGAAACCATATTGGTTTACCCAAAAAATATTGAAGATATAATGATAACTATATCAAAATCAAATTGTTACTTAGGGACTAGTTTGCATGGTTTAATTACAGCACAAAGCTTTAATGTGCCATTTTATCTTTTTAATAAAAATGTAACTAAATTAAAATCCTATATAAATACTTGGTTAGAAGAATTTTGTTTTAAAGATGAATATTCATTAGAATATATTTTAAATAATTGGAATACAGAATTGTATAAGAGTAAAACAGATAAACAAAAAGCATTGGTTTATAAAAATTATGATATAATGTTTAGTAAGTTTTAA
- a CDS encoding glycosyltransferase family 2 protein translates to MTKFSLIVLSKTDKDSIFKMNVECFNTFIDSAKKAGVDYEIILIESNVNANYNYTVKNFEIITPVESFNFHKFLNIGVEHANGDYFILSNNDVVFNVNWLKESIKVMVNNPKIVSSSPLDPKTNKLPKKLIENNNYLLGYQIQKHLTGWCIVIHKSVFNTIKKLDERFEFYYADNDYAMQLQKYNIKHALITKAIVHHLESGNSNHKKEVKKTVSLNKKLPNYIIKENWTWVLENEKMMKGLIQFHDKWGSRRIIKLKLKVVRFFSNIGLGFLNRVILFHS, encoded by the coding sequence ATGACAAAGTTTTCATTAATAGTATTATCAAAAACCGATAAGGATTCTATTTTCAAAATGAACGTAGAATGTTTTAATACTTTTATAGACAGTGCAAAAAAAGCAGGTGTAGATTATGAAATAATATTAATAGAAAGTAACGTAAACGCTAACTATAATTATACGGTTAAAAATTTTGAAATCATCACGCCTGTAGAATCTTTTAATTTTCATAAATTTTTAAATATTGGTGTTGAGCATGCCAATGGAGATTATTTTATATTGAGTAATAACGATGTTGTTTTTAATGTGAACTGGTTAAAAGAGTCAATTAAAGTAATGGTAAATAATCCTAAAATAGTATCTTCTTCGCCTCTTGACCCAAAAACAAACAAGCTGCCAAAAAAATTAATTGAAAATAATAATTACCTTTTAGGGTATCAAATTCAAAAACACCTAACAGGATGGTGTATTGTGATCCATAAATCTGTATTCAATACTATTAAAAAGTTAGATGAGCGATTTGAGTTTTATTATGCTGATAATGATTATGCAATGCAATTGCAGAAGTATAATATAAAACACGCTTTAATAACAAAAGCTATCGTCCATCATTTAGAGAGTGGGAATTCAAATCACAAGAAAGAAGTAAAAAAAACTGTTTCCTTAAATAAGAAATTGCCAAACTACATAATTAAAGAAAATTGGACCTGGGTTTTGGAAAACGAAAAGATGATGAAAGGATTAATTCAGTTCCATGATAAATGGGGAAGCAGACGTATTATTAAATTAAAGCTTAAAGTTGTTAGATTTTTTTCGAATATAGGTCTTGGATTTTTAAACAGAGTTATATTATTTCATTCATGA
- a CDS encoding ABC transporter ATP-binding protein translates to MEDKDIILKAENVSKQYRLGLVGTGTISHDLNRWWSKLRGKEDPYLKVGESNDRSTKGESQYVWALKDISFEVKRGEVLGIIGKNGAGKSTLLKILSKVTGPTTGEIKTKGRIASLLEVGTGFHGEMTGRENVFLNGAILGMTKKEIASKIEEIIDFSGCQRYIDTPVKRYSSGMTVRLAFAVAAFLEPEILVIDEVLAVGDAEFQKKAIGKMQDISRGEGRTVLFVSHNMAAIKNLCTRCLVLEHGKVVFEGDQNSAVDFYTTNQEKSSNFNRNNAKKGIENVFISDIRINNRGGEEIDIALSGDEIIISLQIEKNQFKEPLSVGLGIYDINDSPMIHCSTEVLDKEYTSNSEQFTALLKIKKWPLSEGEYYINAYIRCKQDLLDHVVESKWIRVEKGDFYNTGKLPSWKKGFFCDFEWN, encoded by the coding sequence ATGGAAGACAAAGATATCATACTTAAGGCAGAAAATGTCTCCAAACAATACCGTTTAGGGCTTGTAGGTACAGGTACCATTAGTCACGATTTAAATAGATGGTGGAGTAAATTACGAGGAAAAGAAGACCCTTATTTAAAAGTAGGTGAAAGTAACGATCGCAGTACAAAAGGGGAGTCCCAATACGTTTGGGCTTTAAAAGATATTAGTTTTGAAGTGAAACGTGGTGAGGTTTTGGGGATTATAGGTAAAAACGGTGCAGGAAAGTCTACCTTATTAAAAATTTTGTCTAAGGTTACTGGTCCCACTACAGGAGAAATAAAAACCAAAGGGCGTATAGCGTCATTGTTAGAAGTGGGTACAGGTTTTCATGGCGAGATGACAGGCCGTGAAAATGTGTTTTTAAATGGTGCCATTTTAGGCATGACCAAAAAGGAGATTGCTTCTAAAATAGAAGAGATCATAGATTTTTCGGGGTGTCAAAGGTATATAGACACGCCTGTAAAGCGTTATAGCTCGGGTATGACCGTGCGTTTGGCCTTTGCAGTAGCAGCCTTTCTAGAACCAGAAATTTTGGTGATTGATGAGGTGTTGGCCGTTGGAGATGCTGAGTTTCAAAAAAAAGCGATTGGGAAAATGCAGGATATTTCTCGGGGTGAAGGTCGTACAGTACTATTTGTGAGTCATAATATGGCTGCGATTAAAAACCTATGTACTAGATGTTTAGTATTGGAACATGGTAAAGTTGTTTTTGAAGGCGACCAGAATAGCGCTGTAGATTTTTATACTACCAATCAAGAAAAAAGCAGTAATTTTAATCGTAATAATGCCAAAAAAGGAATTGAAAATGTTTTTATTTCAGATATAAGAATAAATAACAGAGGTGGTGAGGAGATTGATATTGCTTTATCTGGTGATGAAATTATAATTTCATTACAAATAGAAAAAAATCAGTTTAAAGAACCATTATCTGTTGGTCTTGGAATATATGATATTAACGATAGCCCTATGATTCACTGCTCTACTGAAGTTTTAGATAAAGAATATACTAGTAACAGTGAGCAATTCACGGCATTGTTAAAAATAAAAAAGTGGCCTTTATCTGAAGGCGAATACTATATAAATGCATACATAAGATGCAAACAAGATCTTTTGGATCATGTGGTTGAGTCAAAATGGATTCGTGTTGAGAAAGGAGATTTTTATAACACAGGAAAACTACCGTCTTGGAAAAAAGGTTTTTTTTGTGACTTTGAATGGAATTAG
- a CDS encoding ABC transporter permease yields MIDLNFKEIWRYRDLLILFVKRDIITQYKQTILGPLWYFIQPLFTSVIFTLIFNNLAAIPTGDGIPSFLFNLAGITSWNYFSSCLTGTSDTFKANQGIFGKVYFPRVITPLSVVFSNLIKFGIQLLVFISFYLYFVFFTTKADNAMPQLAIVLLPILILFMGLFGLGFGMIISSMTTKYRDLTFLVGFGVQLLMYASAVMYPLSYFKEKVPEYSWLVEYNPMTTIIELFRYMTLGIGDFSGFKFLYAGLVSVVFFLIGLIIFNKTEKSFIDTV; encoded by the coding sequence ATGATAGATTTAAATTTTAAAGAAATTTGGCGCTACCGTGACTTATTAATTTTGTTTGTAAAACGTGATATTATAACGCAATACAAACAAACGATTTTAGGGCCGCTATGGTATTTTATACAACCCTTATTTACCTCTGTTATTTTTACTCTAATCTTTAATAATTTAGCAGCCATCCCTACAGGAGATGGTATTCCTTCTTTTTTATTTAATTTGGCTGGTATTACCTCATGGAATTATTTTAGCTCTTGCCTCACGGGTACCAGTGATACCTTTAAAGCAAATCAAGGTATTTTTGGGAAGGTTTATTTTCCCAGAGTCATCACCCCGTTATCTGTCGTGTTTTCTAATTTAATAAAGTTTGGTATTCAGTTGCTGGTATTTATTTCTTTCTATCTTTATTTTGTTTTTTTTACTACAAAAGCAGATAATGCCATGCCGCAACTGGCCATTGTTTTGCTTCCGATACTTATTTTATTTATGGGACTGTTTGGTTTAGGTTTTGGGATGATAATTTCGTCTATGACTACAAAATATCGCGATTTAACCTTTTTAGTTGGTTTTGGCGTGCAGTTGTTAATGTACGCCTCCGCAGTTATGTACCCTTTATCTTATTTCAAGGAAAAAGTGCCGGAATATTCGTGGTTAGTAGAATACAACCCCATGACCACCATCATCGAATTATTTAGATATATGACTTTAGGAATCGGTGATTTTTCGGGATTTAAGTTTTTGTATGCTGGGTTGGTGAGTGTTGTGTTTTTTTTAATAGGATTGATTATCTTTAATAAAACCGAGAAATCGTTTATCGACACTGTATAA